The following are from one region of the Salminus brasiliensis chromosome 14, fSalBra1.hap2, whole genome shotgun sequence genome:
- the LOC140577128 gene encoding uncharacterized protein → MPATDTWPCSVSMNSASSCDSMVSTNSGFSDDSMEYLSAEERACLMFLEETIESLEAEDDSGVSNDEPDVLNYSPATKVAHLSPISQTKTEELSSYDDPNKVLGKDHKPNNSLFVPTPLVLANGKILKKADEASASERKVVPSNSHRPPASLPSADEPARSATNPATSEPTADRSNELPDLPPPFIPEPPVKAGSSIHLKTNDSPLKAQLDPRLVQKSKSASTNMLMELIPPPSDFMDKPDPSPPVPAQLPKQSQLQPQTQASAKPQTQPQTQAPAQEQVKPQTLTQTQAKPQMQPQALAQNQAKPQTQGQTQPQMQPQTQALAQNQVKPQTQGQAQPQMQPQNQAKPQTQGQAQPQMQPQNQAKPQTQGQAQTQAPAQNQAKPQTQALDKPQIQPQAQAKAQMQSSTQAQAQPQTQPQPQPQLPLQLQTQPPAEGMTIAPPPGFGGQAEGDKPQSTGTPSSRGPLSPSQLDVLRKKASLKKAPEKAPVAAVQPSSQKVSKQASFPVSCPEGHPATALEHSEPRSPPAVAPKPKKLPSTIVLKSLKDSGPGHSLVPPSDRVMNTQKVHIEALKKLGLLKADEPDSAPSLSSSAPERLPPPPAFNMSTYAAPSTGDGGQEMKHAEVEARGKMDAISSSPLIPRESPKPFEIKSASLERPRIGFKSVTADHSSLIMGPEKNNVELSPGQMRRSRPRPASAGSRKEMGIDQLPSDSGQNKDVRRSLGSSPIPPPVQPSTDSQVPPRSHGMISVVFTPHSKNGEERKQALRRLGLIRD, encoded by the exons ATGCCAGCAACTGACACCTGGCCATGCAGCGTCAGCATGAACAGTGCAAGCAGCTGTGACAGCATGGTCAGCACCAACTCTGGCTTT AGTGACGACAGTATGGAGTACCTCTCTGCTGAGGAACGTGCATGCCTCATGTTCCTGGAGGAGACAATCGAATCTCTGGAGGCAGAAGATGACAGCGGTGTCTCCAATGATGAACCAGACGTTTTAAATTACAGTCCAGCAACCAAAGTGGCCCACCTTAGCCCCATTAGCCAAACCAAAACAGAGG AGTTATCGTCCTATGATGATCCCAACAAGGTTTTGGGAAAGGACCATAAACCAAACAACAGTTTGTTTGTGCCAACTCCACTAGTTCTAGCCAATGGTAAAATTCTGAAAAAAGCTGATGAGGCCAGCGCATCAGAACGAAAAGTAGTTCCATCAAACTCTCACCGTCCTCCAGCTAGCTTACCATCTGCAGATGAACCTGCCAGGTCAGCAACAAATCCTGCGACATCCGAACCAACTGCTGACCGATCAAATGAACTACCTGACCTGCCACCGCCTTTCATACCTGAGCCTCCAGTTAAAGCTGGATCCTCCATTCATTTGAAAACGAATGACAGTCCTCTTAAGGCCCAACTGGATCCCAGGCTGGTTCAGAAGTCCAAGAGTGCTTCAACGAATATGCTAATGGAGCTGATTCCACCTCCTTCAGACTTTATGGATAAGCCAGATCCCTCTCCCCCAGTACCAGCACAGCTACCAAAACAGAGTCAACTACAACCTCAAACACAAGCCTCAGCCAAACCTCAAACACAACCCCAAACCCAAGCCCCAGCACAGGAGCAGGTCAAACCCCAAACACTAACCCAAACTCAAGCCAAACCTCAAATGCAGCCCCAAGCCTTAGCACAAAATCAGGCCAAACCTCAAACACAAGGCCAGACCCAACCCCAAATGCAGCCTCAAACCCAAGCCTTAGCACAAAATCAGGTCAAACCTCAAACACAAGGCCAGGCCCAACCCCAAATGCAGCCTCAAAATCAGGCCAAACCTCAAACACAAGGCCAGGCCCAACCCCAAATGCAGCCTCAAAATCAGGCCAAACCTCAAACACAAGGCCAGGCCCAAACCCAAGCCCCAGCACAAAATCAGGCCAAACCCCAAACACAAGCTCTGGACAAACCCCAAATTCAACCTCAAGCACAAGCCAAAGCCCAAATGCAATCTTCAACACAAGCCCAGGCCCAACCTCAAACCCAGCCACAACCTCAGCCCCAGCTTCCACTCCAACTACAGACACAACCACCTGCAGAAGGCATGACAATTGCTCCTCCACCTGGTTTTGGTGGGCAAGCTGAAGGTGATAAACCTCAAAGCACAGGGACTCCATCTTCAAGAGGGCCGCTGTCTCCCAGCCAACTGGATGTTTTGCGCAAAAAGGCCTCCCTAAAGAAAGCCCCTGAAAAAGCTCCTGTAGCTGCAGTACAACCCTCTAGCCAAAAGGTGTCAAAACAGGCCAGTTTTCCTGTTTCATGTCCAGAAGGCCATCCTGCTACTGCATTAGAACACAGCGAACCTAGAAGCCCGCCAGCGGTGGCACCCAAACCCAAGAAACTCCCTTCCACAATTGTCCTCAAAAGCCTCAAAGACTCTGGGCCTGGTCATTCTCTTGTTCCACCGAGCGATCGCGTGATGAACACACAGAAGGTTCACATCGAGGCCTTGAAGAAACTGGGCTTGCTGAAGGCTGATGAGCCTGACTCCGCCCCCAGTCTCAGCTCCAGTGCGCCCGAGAGACTCCCTCCACCTCCTGCCTTTAACATGAGCACTTATGCAGCGCCATCAACTGGAGATGGAGGCCAGGAGATGAAGCATGCAGAAGTGGAGGCGCGAGGGAAGATGGATGCGATTTCATCAAGTCCTCTGATCCCAAGGGAGAGCCCAAAACCCTTTGAGATCAAATCGGCATCCCTGGAGCGACCAAGGATAGGTTTTAAAAGCGTCACAGCTGACCATTCCTCCCTCATTATGGGCCCAGAGAAGAATAACGTGGAACTGTCCCCTGGACAGATGCGAAGGAGCCGACCTCGACCTGCTTCTGCAGGGAGCCGGAAGGAGATGGGAATCGATCAGCTGCCTTCTGATTCCGGGCAAAACAAAGATGTCAGGAGGTCTCTGGGCTCTTCGCCCATTCCTCCACCAGTGCAGCCAAGCACAGACTCGCAGGTGCCTCCCCGTTCCCATGGCATGATCAGCGTGGTATTCACTCCACATAGTAAAAACGGGGAAGAGCGCAAGCAGGCCCTGAGGAGACTGGGACTGATAAGAGACTGA